In one Brassica oleracea var. oleracea cultivar TO1000 chromosome C9, BOL, whole genome shotgun sequence genomic region, the following are encoded:
- the LOC106318780 gene encoding pyruvate decarboxylase 2 yields the protein MDTVIGSIDACNPATGDICRPPNGAVSTVQNSTPAHSTTISPCDATLGRYLARRLVEIGVTDVFSVPGDFNLTLLDHLIAEPSLKLIGCCNELNAGYAADGYARSRGVGACVVTFTVGGLSVLNAIAGAYSENLPLICIVGGPNSNDYGTSRILHHTIGLPDFTQELRCFQAVTCYQAVINNLEEAHELIDTAISTALKESKPVYISISCNLPAIPMPTFSRHPVPFSLAPKVSNQMGLDAAVEAAAEFLNKAVKPVLVGGPKMRVAKAAEAFVELADASGYGVAVMPSAKGQVPEHHKHFIGTYWGAVSTAFCAEIVESADAYLFAGPIFNDYSSVGYSLLLKKDKAIIVQPDRVTIGNGPAFGCVLMKDFLSALAKRIKHNNTAYENYHRIFVPEGKPLRENPKEPLRVNVLFQHIQNLLSSETAVLAETGDSWFNCQKLKLPEGCGYEFQMQYGSIGWSVGATLGYAQAIPNKRVIACIGDGSFQVTAQDVSTMIRCGQKTIIFLINNGGYTIEVEIHDGPYNVIKNWNYTAFVEAIHNGEGKCWTAKVRCEDELVKAISTATNEEKESFCFIEVIVHKDDTSKELLEWGSRVSAANSRPPNPQ from the coding sequence ATGGACACTGTGATCGGATCAATCGACGCGTGCAACCCTGCCACCGGCGATATCTGCCGTCCACCAAACGGCGCCGTCTCCACCGTTCAAAACTCGACTCCCGCTCACTCCACCACCATCAGCCCCTGCGACGCGACCCTCGGCCGCTACCTAGCGAGACGCCTCGTCGAGATCGGCGTCACCGACGTCTTCTCCGTCCCCGGGGACTTCAACCTTACGCTCCTCGACCACCTCATCGCCGAGCCGAGCCTCAAGCTCATCGGCTGCTGCAACGAGCTAAACGCCGGATACGCCGCCGACGGTTACGCCAGATCCCGCGGCGTCGGAGCGTGCGTCGTCACCTTCACGGTCGGCGGATTAAGCGTCCTGAACGCGATCGCCGGCGCTTACAGCGAGAATCTCCCTCTGATCTGCATCGTCGGGGGCCCGAACTCGAACGACTACGGCACGAGTAGGATCCTTCACCATACGATCGGTTTACCTGATTTCACCCAAGAGCTCAGATGCTTCCAAGCCGTCACTTGCTATCAAGCTGTGATCAATAACTTGGAAGAGGCTCACGAGCTTATCGACACCGCCATCTCCACCGCTTTGAAAGAGAGCAAACCTGTCTACATCAGCATCAGCTGCAACTTACCGGCGATTCCTATGCCGACGTTCAGTCGCCACCCTGTTCCGTTCTCGCTTGCGCCTAAAGTGAGCAACCAGATGGGTTTAGACGCGGCGGTGGAGGCAGCTGCTGAGTTCTTGAACAAGGCGGTGAAGCCGGTTCTCGTTGGCGGGCCGAAGATGCGAGTTGCCAAGGCTGCGGAGGCTTTCGTTGAGCTTGCTGATGCTTCTGGGTATGGTGTCGCTGTGATGCCATCTGCTAAGGGGCAGGTCCCTGAGCATCATAAGCACTTCATTGGGACGTATTGGGGAGCTGTGAGTACTGCGTTTTGCGCTGAGATTGTTGAGTCTGCTGATGCGTATCTTTTCGCGGGTCCTATTTTCAATGATTACAGCTCAGTTGGGTACTCTCTGCTTCTCAAGAAGGACAAGGCAATCATCGTGCAGCCTGATCGGGTTACTATCGGCAACGGACCTGCGTTTGGATGTGTACTGATGAAGGATTTTCTTAGCGCTTTAGCTAAACGAATCAAGCATAACAACACTGCTTACGAGAATTACCACAGGATCTTCGTCCCAGAAGGAAAGCCTCTGAGAGAGAATCCCAAGGAGCCTTTGAGGGTTAATGTGCTGTTTCAACACATTCAGAACCTGCTCTCTTCTGAAACTGCTGTGCTCGCTGAGACGGGGGATTCTTGGTTCAATTGTCAGAAGCTGAAGCTCCCTGAAGGATGTGGTTACGAGTTCCAAATGCAGTATGGGTCCATCGGTTGGTCTGTTGGTGCTACTCTAGGCTATGCTCAAGCCATACCTAACAAACGTGTCATCGCTTGTATTGGGGACGGTAGTTTCCAGGTTACCGCACAGGATGTGTCGACCATGATACGGTGTGGGCAAAAGACCATTATCTTTCTCATCAACAATGGAGGGTACACCATTGAAGTGGAGATCCATGATGGTCCTTACAATGTGATAAAGAACTGGAACTACACGGCTTTTGTTGAGGCTATTCACAATGGAGAAGGTAAATGCTGGACTGCGAAAGTGAGGTGCGAGGATGAGCTTGTGAAAGCGATTAGCACGGCAACGAATGAGGAAAAAGAGAGCTTTTGTTTCATTGAAGTGATAGTGCATAAAGATGACACAAGCAAGGAGCTTTTGGAGTGGGGATCTAGAGTCTCTGCTGCTAACAGTCGTCCTCCAAATCCTCAGTAG
- the LOC106314932 gene encoding uncharacterized protein LOC106314932: MTQFPILDLPSVVQALVVERVANNSFADLYRLRSTCKSMRALADDGGVYASFDLYNYPWYLGTQHLLLRRCYEEGNPSTLYVKGVEYFYGLDRLDQGLRLLKRVVDAGYERALYTYAMTRQIFWEDEEYVSRFTRESVGRMGMVVRNEDPIWFNNENDQFITKRHLFMSTVVPLCYSCQCSPCLDRDWVLWYIEHNKAGDMCNCCFWIKEVALFYGIFSVALVFLISTHGSNASLLYYLCTT, translated from the coding sequence ATGACACAATTCCCGATCCTCGATCTCCCTTCAGTGGTCCAAGCATTGGTGGTCGAACGCGTTGCAAATAACTCTTTCGCAGATCTCTATAGACTCCGATCTACTTGCAAGTCTATGCGTGCGTTGGCAGACGACGGTGGGGTGTATGCTTCCTTTGATTTATATAACTACCCTTGGTACCTTGGCACGCAACATTTATTGTTAAGAAGATGCTATGAGGAGGGTAATCCAAGTACTCTTTACGTCAAGGGTGTGGAGTATTTCTACGGGTTAGACCGTCTAGATCAAGGACTTCGTTTGTTAAAGAGAGTAGTGGATGCAGGATACGAGCGAGCGTTGTATACCTATGCAATGACTCGCCAAATTTTCTGGGAGGATGAGGAGTACGTTTCTCGTTTCACAAGAGAATCCGTTGGTAGAATGGGAATGGTGGTTAGAAATGAAGATCCGATATGGTTCAACAATGAGAACGACCAGTTCATAACAAAGAGGCATTTGTTCATGTCAACAGTCGTCCCCTTGTGTTATAGTTGCCAGTGTTCACCATGCTTGGACCGGGATTGGGTTCTTTGGTACATTGAGCACAACAAGGCTGGAGACATGTGTAATTGCTGCTTCTGGATTAAAGAGGTTGCTCTTTTTTACGGGATTTTCAGTGTTGCACTGGTTTTCCTGATTTCGACACATGGCAGTAATGCTTCATTGTTGTATTACCTTTGCACTACATAA